One part of the Procambarus clarkii isolate CNS0578487 chromosome 41, FALCON_Pclarkii_2.0, whole genome shotgun sequence genome encodes these proteins:
- the LOC138373224 gene encoding transcriptional regulatory protein AlgP-like codes for MTTVPSVDKHREMVLRVVGPARPLARPLVHPLARPLARPLARPLARPLARPLARPLARPLARPLARPLARPLARPLARPLARPLARPLARPLARPLARPLARPLARPLARPLARPLARPLARPLARPLARPLARPLARPLARPLARPLARPLARPLARPLAHPLARPLARPLGVLVIW; via the coding sequence ATGACAACAGTTCCTTCTGTTGACAAACATCGTGAAATGGTATTACGGGTAGTGGGGCCCGCCCGGCCTCTGGCCCGGCCTCTGGTCCACCCGCTGGCCCGCCCTCTGGCCCGCCCTCTGGCCCGGCCTCTGGCCCGGCCTCTGGCCCGGCCTCTGGCCCGGCCTCTGGCCCGGCCTCTGGCCCGGCCTCTGGCCCGCCCTCTGGCCCGCCCTCTGGCCCGCCCTCTGGCCCGGCCTCTGGCCCGGCCTCTGGCCCGGCCTCTGGCCCGCCCTCTGGCCCGGCCTCTGGCCCGGCCTCTGGCCCGGCCTCTGGCCCGCCCTCTGGCCCGCCCTCTGGCCCGCCCGCTGGCCCGCCCGCTGGCCCGGCCTCTGGCCCGCCCGCTGGCCCGGCCTCTGGCCCGCCCGCTGGCCCGGCCTCTGGCCCGCCCGCTGGCCCGGCCTCTGGCCCGCCCGCTGGCCCGGCCTCTGGCCCGCCCGCTGGCCCACCCTCTGGCCCGCCCTCTGGCCCGCCCTCTGGGTGTGTTAGTAATCTGGTAA